A region from the Triticum aestivum cultivar Chinese Spring chromosome 3D, IWGSC CS RefSeq v2.1, whole genome shotgun sequence genome encodes:
- the LOC123075673 gene encoding germin-like protein 1-3: protein MAPKQLPTVLLAVCSTLLGLAAPLLAGDPDMLQDFCVADYKSLDGPLRLNGFPCKRPENVTADDFFSAALAFPGNTGNPVGSAVTAANVEKLPGLNTLGVSMSRVDYAPWGVNPPHTHPRATEIVYVLEGSLDVGFVTTAGKLFARTVCKGELFVFPRGLVHYQKNNGGAPAAAISAFNSQLPGTQPLALAMFAASPPVPTDVLARALQIDGGLVEAIKSKFPQK, encoded by the exons ATGGCGCCCAAGCAGCTCCCTACCGTCCTCCTCGCCGTCTGCTCCACCCTCCTGGGCCTGGCCGCGCCATTGCTCGCCGGCGACCCCGACATGCTCCAGGATTTCTGCGTCGCCGACTACAAATCCCTCGATGGCC CGCTGCGTCTGAACGGGTTCCCGTGCAAGAGGCCGGAGAACGTGACGGCGGACGACTTCTTCTCCGCCGCGCTGGCATTCCCGGGAAACACCGGCAACCCAGTCGGCTCAGCCGTGACGGCGGCGAACGTGGAGAAGCTCCCGGGGCTGAACACGTTGGGGGTCTCCATGTCCCGCGTGGACTACGCGCCGTGGGGCGTGAACCCGCCGCACACCCACCCGCGAGCCACCGAGATCGTCTACGTGCTCGAGGGCTCCCTCGATGTCGGCTTCGTCACCACCGCCGGCAAGCTCTTCGCCCGCACCGTCTGCAAGGGCGAACTCTTCGTCTTCCCCCGTGGCCTCGTCCACTACCAGAAGAACAACGGAGGTGCGCCGGCCGCCGCCATCTCGGCCTTCAACAGCCAGCTTCCGGGCACGCAGCCCCTCGCCCTAGCGATGTTCGCAGCCTCACCACCGGTTCCTACCGACGTGCTGGCCAGGGCGCTCCAGATCGACGGCGGCCTGGTGGAGGCCATCAAGTCCAAGTTCCCGCAAAAGTAA